From Anaerolineales bacterium, one genomic window encodes:
- the recJ gene encoding single-stranded-DNA-specific exonuclease RecJ, translating into MKGNNLNKRWILPQRVKNASTEVLSDFSKLESQILANRGIHSMADAEMFLSGKAQEAADPYLLEGMKPAVHRLEEAIDDGENIVIYGDYDADGVTATALLVEYFSALGGNVTHYIPDRFREGYGLNRDALDRIKAKGADLVVTVDCGIRALEEIRHANELGLDVIVTDHHEPGPSLPQACSVIDPKQENDEYPFKGLAGVGIAYKLTEAISRKLGTNSHRDNLDLVAIGTIADMAPLISENRIMVREGLRVIRSENRLGIVNLCREAGYEIGRVDATKIGFGIGPRINAAGRVDSAEHAFRLLVTTDDVRSRELATSLEQLNQKRRTIMRQSIEKARQLGLDAGREMDFIFVADESFSEGIIGLVASRLVDEFYRPAIVAVKGERSTRASGRSVPEFHITNALERCADLLERFGGHSAAAGFSVANENLDELEARLREIASSQLSGIELRPAITLDAVVGFEDLDWKLQEFIERIEPCGEGNPVPQFAAANTRVLGKRQVGKDGTHLKLTLKQGGKVFDAIAFRKGELYSTLPEFIDIAFKLERSDYWNTPSLELNISDIKEAGSIDKIG; encoded by the coding sequence ATGAAGGGAAATAATTTGAATAAGCGCTGGATTTTACCTCAACGAGTCAAGAACGCATCAACGGAAGTACTTTCAGATTTTTCGAAACTCGAAAGTCAAATCCTCGCCAATCGCGGAATTCATTCGATGGCTGATGCAGAGATGTTTTTAAGTGGGAAGGCGCAAGAGGCTGCCGACCCTTATTTGCTGGAGGGAATGAAGCCGGCAGTGCATCGACTCGAGGAGGCGATTGACGACGGCGAGAACATCGTCATCTACGGAGATTATGATGCCGACGGGGTGACAGCGACAGCGCTGCTCGTAGAGTATTTTTCGGCGTTGGGGGGCAACGTAACCCACTACATCCCGGATCGTTTTCGTGAAGGGTACGGGCTAAACCGGGATGCGCTGGATCGAATAAAGGCCAAAGGAGCGGATCTCGTCGTAACCGTAGATTGTGGAATCAGGGCTTTGGAAGAAATCCGCCACGCCAACGAACTCGGATTGGACGTGATCGTAACCGATCACCACGAGCCCGGTCCTTCATTGCCCCAGGCGTGTTCTGTAATCGATCCGAAACAAGAAAATGACGAGTATCCCTTCAAAGGACTCGCCGGCGTGGGCATTGCCTACAAGTTGACCGAAGCCATCTCCAGGAAACTAGGCACGAATTCGCACCGCGATAACCTTGACCTGGTCGCTATCGGGACGATTGCGGACATGGCGCCATTGATATCGGAAAATCGGATTATGGTGCGGGAAGGCTTGCGTGTAATCCGGAGTGAAAACCGGCTGGGCATCGTTAATCTCTGCAGGGAGGCCGGGTACGAGATTGGGCGAGTGGACGCAACAAAGATTGGATTTGGAATTGGTCCGCGGATCAACGCTGCAGGACGAGTCGATTCGGCGGAGCACGCCTTTCGTCTATTGGTGACGACGGATGACGTTCGATCCAGAGAATTGGCGACGTCGTTGGAGCAGTTGAATCAGAAGCGCAGAACGATTATGCGGCAGTCGATCGAGAAAGCCCGGCAACTCGGACTGGATGCAGGCCGGGAGATGGATTTCATCTTCGTGGCCGACGAGTCATTTAGCGAGGGCATTATTGGTCTGGTCGCCTCGCGACTCGTGGACGAATTCTACAGGCCGGCAATTGTGGCGGTAAAGGGAGAGCGGAGCACCAGAGCATCCGGCAGAAGTGTCCCGGAATTTCATATCACGAATGCCTTAGAGCGTTGTGCCGACCTTTTGGAACGATTCGGCGGACATTCGGCGGCCGCAGGATTTAGCGTGGCAAACGAAAATCTCGATGAATTGGAAGCACGATTGCGCGAAATCGCATCTTCTCAGCTATCCGGAATAGAATTGCGACCTGCCATTACCCTCGATGCGGTTGTTGGTTTTGAGGATCTTGATTGGAAATTGCAGGAGTTCATCGAAAGGATCGAGCCTTGTGGTGAAGGAAATCCGGTACCTCAATTTGCTGCCGCCAATACCAGAGTGTTGGGCAAGAGACAGGTAGGCAAAGACGGCACCCATCTCAAATTGACTTTGAAACAGGGCGGTAAAGTGTTCGATGCCATCGCGTTTCGCAAGGGCGAGTTATACTCGACGCTGCCCGAATTTATCGATATCGCATTCAAATTAGAACGAAGTGATTATTGGAATACCCCAAGCCTGGAATTGAATATAAGCGACATTAAAGAAGCGGGCTCGATCGATAAGATCGGGTGA
- a CDS encoding glycosyltransferase family 2 protein, whose amino-acid sequence MTLTIVMPVFNEKNTIEEILKRVDALDLVDEIVIVDDGSTDGTREILHEMQNSHPKINLILHEKNSGKGAAVRTGIHAAASDLVLIQDADLEYDPRDYPALLKPMEDGVADVVYGSRFLGAPRRSAMFWHMVANKLLTFMTNLLYNSILTDMETGYKLFKRELIQSIPLRSNRFDFEPEITAKLLKRKVRIVEVPISFYPREYAEGKKIGLKDAFEAVWTLFKYRLVD is encoded by the coding sequence ATGACGCTTACAATCGTTATGCCGGTGTTTAACGAAAAAAATACGATCGAAGAAATATTGAAACGGGTCGATGCTTTAGATTTGGTCGACGAAATCGTGATTGTCGACGATGGTTCGACAGACGGCACTCGGGAAATCCTGCATGAAATGCAGAATTCGCATCCCAAGATCAATCTTATCCTGCATGAGAAAAACTCGGGAAAAGGCGCTGCGGTCCGTACGGGCATCCATGCGGCAGCCTCGGATCTGGTTTTGATTCAAGACGCCGATCTCGAATACGATCCCAGAGATTATCCCGCGCTTCTGAAACCAATGGAGGATGGGGTAGCGGACGTCGTATACGGATCGCGCTTCTTAGGAGCCCCGCGTCGTTCAGCGATGTTTTGGCACATGGTTGCCAACAAATTGCTGACATTCATGACCAATCTTCTCTACAACAGCATTCTCACCGACATGGAAACGGGATACAAACTCTTCAAAAGGGAACTAATCCAATCCATTCCCTTGAGATCCAATCGATTCGATTTTGAACCCGAGATCACTGCGAAGCTGCTGAAACGCAAAGTCCGCATCGTAGAAGTGCCCATATCCTTCTACCCACGTGAATATGCGGAAGGAAAGAAGATCGGGCTGAAAGATGCTTTTGAGGCTGTGTGGACACTATTCAAATACCGTCTCGTTGATTAG
- a CDS encoding AAA family ATPase, whose product MSLPRSSVVSKRRERATTTSNLRFTPAPVSRVEDTGLTQLWLQDLALKILYFQGYKTGFSVAETISLPFAGIVDQILEALKREKFVEVKTQVGFGEGSYQYAITGAGIARAREALDRSQYAGPAPVPLEVYNDSIRRQSRGRPTVHPRMMREALSDLTLSDRTFNKIGPAVNSGTSIFLYGPPGNGKTSIAQAIGEILLEEDLYIPYAIDIDGQVVKMYDSVNHQLAHEEDVTESGTGKSGSKRDPRWVKIKRPFVVVGGELTMAGLDLVYDDVNKYYEAPFQAKANGGVFLIDDFGRQQVRPRDLLNRWIVPLENRIDYLTLHNGRKVELPFDVLVVFSTNLPPRDLVDEAFLLRLRHKIEVGDPTYDEYRQIFKKVAEGKGVIYSDQGLAYMLQEWYIKRNRKLRASHPRDICDQILDISRYLGVEPEMTKEMIDQASEAYFVEL is encoded by the coding sequence ATGTCATTACCTCGAAGTTCAGTTGTGTCGAAACGTCGTGAGCGAGCGACCACAACTTCCAACTTAAGATTCACCCCGGCCCCTGTAAGTCGTGTCGAAGATACGGGGCTTACTCAGCTTTGGCTTCAGGACCTGGCGCTGAAAATTCTATACTTCCAGGGCTACAAAACGGGATTCAGCGTGGCCGAAACAATCTCGCTTCCGTTTGCGGGAATCGTGGATCAAATCCTGGAAGCACTCAAACGGGAAAAATTCGTCGAAGTAAAGACCCAGGTGGGTTTCGGCGAAGGTTCGTACCAGTACGCAATTACAGGTGCTGGGATCGCTCGAGCTCGTGAAGCGCTGGACCGCAGTCAATATGCCGGACCGGCGCCCGTACCTCTGGAGGTCTACAACGATTCTATCCGCCGCCAAAGCCGCGGCAGGCCAACCGTACATCCCAGGATGATGCGTGAGGCATTATCCGATCTGACGCTCTCCGATAGAACGTTCAACAAAATCGGCCCCGCGGTGAATTCGGGAACTTCGATATTTTTATATGGACCTCCCGGAAACGGTAAGACTTCGATCGCGCAGGCAATCGGAGAAATCTTACTCGAAGAGGATTTGTACATTCCATACGCAATTGACATCGACGGTCAAGTCGTGAAAATGTACGATTCGGTCAACCATCAACTTGCACATGAAGAGGACGTTACAGAATCGGGCACGGGAAAATCGGGTTCTAAACGCGATCCGCGTTGGGTGAAGATCAAGAGACCCTTCGTTGTCGTCGGTGGGGAATTGACCATGGCGGGTCTCGACTTGGTCTATGATGACGTCAACAAATACTACGAAGCTCCATTCCAGGCCAAGGCGAACGGCGGCGTATTTCTCATTGACGACTTCGGCAGGCAGCAGGTTCGACCTAGAGATCTTCTAAATCGCTGGATCGTGCCGCTAGAAAATCGCATCGACTATCTCACGCTGCACAACGGACGGAAGGTCGAGTTGCCCTTCGACGTTTTGGTTGTGTTCTCGACCAATCTTCCGCCGCGCGATTTGGTTGACGAGGCATTCCTGCTCAGATTGCGGCACAAGATCGAAGTTGGCGATCCTACGTATGATGAATATCGGCAGATATTCAAGAAGGTTGCCGAGGGGAAGGGTGTAATTTATTCCGACCAGGGTTTGGCGTACATGCTTCAGGAATGGTACATCAAAAGAAATCGTAAATTGCGGGCATCGCATCCTCGTGACATATGCGATCAAATTTTGGATATTTCAAGATATCTCGGCGTCGAACCAGAGATGACGAAGGAAATGATCGACCAAGCATCTGAGGCGTACTTCGTCGAATTATGA
- a CDS encoding glycerophosphodiester phosphodiesterase family protein encodes MTKRNIISWHSDAPLVIAHRGASLQAPENTIAAFCLAADLGADAIEMDAKLTADDRVVLHHDLRLERTTNGTGRVKSWNLNEIKQLDAGEKFDLSFRNERIPTLEEVIEAVGDRLLLNIELTNYASPFDALPDIVVRIIRQYGIQGSVLISSFNPKALLRVRKIEPEIQCGLLIKSSEPRWLRRLLRIVVAHDAVHPSFGILGQNEMEEYKRSGKRVFVWTVNLYEDVIQMLRLGVDGIITDDPGFVRGIITRGWQ; translated from the coding sequence ATGACAAAACGCAATATTATCAGTTGGCATTCTGACGCCCCGTTGGTGATTGCACACCGCGGGGCGTCTTTACAAGCACCGGAAAACACTATTGCTGCATTTTGCCTGGCAGCCGATTTGGGTGCGGATGCGATTGAGATGGACGCCAAGCTGACTGCTGACGATCGTGTTGTGCTCCATCACGACCTGCGATTGGAAAGGACGACGAACGGTACTGGGCGAGTGAAGTCATGGAATTTAAACGAAATCAAGCAATTGGACGCCGGCGAGAAATTTGACCTAAGCTTTAGAAACGAAAGAATTCCCACCCTCGAGGAAGTGATAGAAGCTGTTGGCGATCGACTGCTGTTGAACATTGAGTTGACCAACTACGCTTCACCGTTTGACGCATTACCGGATATCGTCGTCCGGATCATACGACAATACGGAATCCAAGGTAGCGTGCTTATCTCATCTTTCAATCCAAAAGCACTTCTCCGGGTTCGTAAAATTGAACCGGAAATACAATGTGGGTTGTTGATCAAATCATCGGAACCAAGATGGTTAAGACGTCTGCTGCGAATTGTGGTAGCGCACGATGCCGTTCATCCCAGTTTTGGCATACTTGGTCAGAATGAGATGGAAGAATATAAACGAAGTGGGAAGCGGGTGTTCGTCTGGACAGTGAATTTGTATGAGGATGTCATTCAGATGCTACGCCTGGGTGTTGATGGTATCATCACTGATGATCCGGGGTTTGTGCGGGGCATAATTACGCGCGGTTGGCAATAG
- a CDS encoding glycoside hydrolase family 3 N-terminal domain-containing protein, translated as MRRFLLVIISLSMVLIPYVGIGEASGLTQTDPAADLLENMTPEERVGQLFLVTFEGREIEIDDPVYKLIVDNHVSGVLLEKNNNNYGEGPDALRDIRNLISTLQDIESSGSSDPANSQVYIPLLIATRFESGWPYSEILSGLSDLPDQMAIGATWNTDYAYQVGSVIGRELDALGFNFLIGPSLDVLEEPRLVKEGDLGVRTFGGDPYWVGQLGRAYISGVHDGSNNGMSVVVKHFPGLGSADRPIEEEVATVRKSLEQLKQIELAPFFSVTGAAPGSNSEIADGLLASHIRYQGFQGNVRATTRPISLDPQAYSQLMALEPLAVWREAGGVTVSDSLGTRAIRRFRDPTERTFKSHLVARDAFLAGNDLLILSDFKNPEDETELATIQFTLDFFAQKYREDTSFAQLVDNAVMRILNLKLRMFGEEFRRARVYPPSFFPGGLGENSEITALVAMSASTLVSPSQDEVIQRLGGAPQLGERILFFTDVRMVRQCSTCEDQQWMNVRGLEQTVLSLYGPAAAGEVGSWNLSSYSMADLAYFLGAPVEGVVETALAPPEELEQLLISADWLVFSVLDGSEDVYGSNALKLLLDQRPDLARNKQLVVFAHDIPYGLDATDISKVDVYYALYGSSPIFVDVAAHLLFLEQSAPGASPVSIPGIGYDLIEATSPDPEQLITLLRIGATPSEAGGENTEEENPELSIGDVVTLKTGRILDTNGHHVPDGTVVEFMITQQGENITSTTVDATTQMGYAEISITLERLGLMTITARSDPARTSETLQINIQEGAPIEEAVVTPTQVPTSDAATEDVAQPPTPSATLTSGGEETGTEKDVITFPHFLFGMLGVLFSGSYAYMLANRSGMTEKMQMRCAMIPIIGSLIGYNYVALGFPGSNVLLQSLGMFAGLIMTIVWGLICVVAVKIWCLEFVKST; from the coding sequence ATGCGACGTTTTTTATTGGTTATCATCTCCCTTAGCATGGTTCTGATTCCGTACGTCGGAATCGGGGAGGCTTCTGGACTCACGCAAACAGATCCCGCTGCGGATTTGTTGGAAAATATGACGCCCGAAGAAAGAGTCGGGCAGCTTTTTCTTGTCACCTTCGAGGGTAGAGAAATCGAAATCGACGATCCTGTTTATAAGCTTATCGTCGATAATCATGTTTCCGGTGTTCTACTCGAAAAGAACAACAATAATTACGGTGAAGGTCCGGATGCGTTGCGAGACATTCGAAATTTAATTTCCACGTTGCAAGACATCGAAAGCTCGGGCTCAAGCGATCCTGCGAATTCTCAGGTCTATATCCCTCTTCTCATTGCGACCCGTTTCGAGAGTGGGTGGCCGTATTCGGAAATACTTTCAGGATTATCTGATTTGCCGGATCAAATGGCGATCGGCGCAACCTGGAATACCGATTATGCATACCAAGTGGGGAGTGTGATCGGGAGGGAACTGGATGCCCTGGGTTTCAACTTTCTAATCGGACCTTCGCTGGATGTGCTCGAGGAACCTCGTCTCGTTAAAGAAGGTGATCTCGGCGTACGCACCTTTGGTGGTGATCCCTATTGGGTCGGACAATTGGGGCGTGCGTATATTTCCGGCGTTCATGACGGTTCAAACAACGGTATGAGTGTCGTCGTAAAACACTTTCCCGGACTTGGCAGTGCAGACCGGCCAATCGAAGAAGAAGTAGCCACTGTGCGGAAATCTCTGGAACAGTTAAAACAAATTGAATTGGCACCGTTTTTCTCGGTGACGGGAGCTGCCCCTGGATCGAACAGCGAGATCGCAGATGGATTGCTCGCTTCCCATATCCGTTACCAGGGTTTCCAGGGAAATGTGCGTGCAACCACACGACCGATCAGTCTCGATCCGCAGGCTTATTCACAATTGATGGCGCTCGAGCCGTTGGCAGTGTGGCGGGAGGCGGGAGGCGTCACCGTTAGCGATTCTTTGGGCACGCGGGCAATTCGACGTTTTCGGGATCCAACAGAACGGACTTTCAAATCACACCTTGTCGCAAGGGATGCATTTTTAGCAGGTAACGACCTTTTGATACTGTCTGATTTCAAAAATCCGGAAGATGAAACAGAATTGGCGACCATACAATTTACGTTGGATTTCTTTGCACAAAAATATCGAGAAGATACATCCTTTGCCCAGCTTGTAGATAACGCCGTGATGAGGATCCTCAACCTGAAATTGCGTATGTTCGGAGAAGAATTCCGAAGAGCGCGGGTTTATCCGCCGTCATTTTTCCCCGGAGGTCTCGGGGAAAATTCCGAAATCACAGCGCTGGTCGCCATGTCGGCATCAACGCTGGTCAGCCCATCGCAGGATGAAGTTATTCAAAGGCTCGGTGGTGCTCCTCAATTGGGAGAACGAATATTGTTTTTTACCGACGTTAGGATGGTGCGGCAGTGCTCGACCTGCGAGGATCAACAATGGATGAACGTACGCGGCTTAGAACAGACGGTATTGAGTCTGTATGGTCCGGCCGCTGCGGGTGAAGTGGGTTCGTGGAATTTAAGTTCATATAGTATGGCGGATTTAGCCTATTTCCTTGGTGCGCCGGTTGAGGGAGTTGTCGAGACGGCTCTTGCACCGCCCGAAGAACTGGAGCAGTTACTCATATCGGCAGACTGGCTCGTATTTTCTGTACTGGACGGCAGCGAAGACGTGTATGGATCGAACGCGCTGAAATTGTTATTGGATCAACGTCCTGATCTGGCACGAAATAAACAATTGGTTGTTTTCGCACACGATATACCTTACGGCTTGGACGCGACGGATATCAGTAAAGTCGATGTATATTACGCACTCTATGGCAGCAGCCCCATATTTGTCGATGTCGCCGCGCACCTGCTGTTTTTAGAGCAATCAGCTCCAGGGGCTTCCCCGGTCAGCATACCCGGTATTGGATACGATCTGATCGAAGCCACATCGCCTGATCCTGAACAATTGATTACACTTCTGCGAATTGGAGCAACACCAAGTGAAGCCGGGGGAGAAAATACGGAAGAAGAAAATCCAGAGTTATCGATCGGCGATGTTGTAACATTGAAAACGGGCCGGATACTCGATACGAATGGACATCACGTTCCGGATGGAACGGTCGTAGAGTTTATGATTACTCAACAAGGCGAAAACATAACCTCCACGACCGTAGATGCGACGACGCAAATGGGGTATGCTGAAATCAGCATTACATTAGAACGATTGGGGCTGATGACCATAACCGCGCGCAGCGATCCGGCACGCACGTCTGAAACTTTGCAGATCAACATTCAGGAAGGGGCGCCGATCGAGGAGGCGGTCGTGACGCCGACGCAAGTGCCCACTTCCGATGCTGCGACGGAGGATGTAGCTCAGCCACCGACACCTTCCGCCACCTTGACCAGCGGGGGGGAAGAAACAGGTACGGAAAAGGACGTTATTACTTTTCCGCACTTCTTATTCGGAATGCTTGGGGTATTGTTTTCAGGAAGCTACGCTTACATGCTTGCAAATCGCAGCGGAATGACAGAAAAGATGCAAATGCGCTGCGCGATGATACCCATAATTGGGAGCCTGATTGGCTATAATTATGTTGCACTAGGATTTCCCGGAAGCAACGTGCTCCTGCAGTCATTGGGGATGTTTGCAGGATTAATAATGACCATCGTATGGGGTTTAATATGTGTGGTCGCGGTGAAAATATGGTGTCTCGAATTCGTCAAATCAACGTGA
- a CDS encoding serine/threonine-protein kinase — translation MKPLTKDQVLKERYTILRIIGRGGMGSIYLAEDLRLPGRQCAVKEVQQDRNIPDDLRTQAHEQFYREASVLARLDHPNLPKVSDFFSVDECDYLVMDFVPGDDLKTVMDRARRKGEFLDQSEVLEWGSQLADALEYLHAQTPPVIHRDIKPSNLKLTPSGLVKLVDFGLVKQMAPDEMTVTVIQGRGTALYTPLEQYGGDTGHTDVRSDIYAFSATLYHLLTNHPPMDAKQRFLQPDGLPSPKSINNAIDTKVSEVVMWALALHPDDRPQDIASLRTALFGDALPTRMRIQQSFPNKYQVFFRSKVDRALIGLAMLLFIVSALTISR, via the coding sequence TTGAAACCTCTGACTAAGGATCAAGTTCTAAAAGAGCGCTATACAATATTGCGAATCATCGGCCGTGGCGGTATGGGATCGATCTATCTGGCTGAAGATCTCCGCCTCCCAGGACGTCAGTGCGCCGTCAAAGAAGTGCAACAAGATCGAAACATCCCTGATGATCTACGCACACAAGCTCACGAGCAATTCTATCGTGAGGCTTCCGTTCTTGCTCGTCTGGATCATCCAAATCTGCCCAAAGTGTCCGACTTTTTCTCCGTTGACGAGTGTGATTACCTTGTAATGGATTTTGTCCCCGGCGACGATCTAAAAACGGTGATGGACCGAGCACGCCGAAAGGGTGAATTTTTAGATCAATCTGAAGTGCTTGAGTGGGGATCACAATTGGCGGATGCCCTGGAATATCTCCACGCCCAAACCCCTCCGGTAATCCATCGCGATATTAAGCCAAGCAACCTCAAACTCACTCCGTCGGGTTTGGTAAAACTGGTAGACTTTGGACTCGTAAAACAAATGGCGCCAGATGAGATGACGGTTACCGTTATACAGGGGCGCGGTACTGCTTTATACACACCGCTCGAACAATACGGTGGCGACACCGGTCATACAGATGTTCGCAGCGATATCTATGCATTCAGCGCTACACTTTATCATCTGCTCACCAACCACCCTCCAATGGATGCCAAGCAAAGGTTCTTGCAGCCAGATGGATTGCCTTCACCAAAGAGCATCAACAATGCCATCGATACCAAAGTAAGCGAGGTTGTGATGTGGGCGCTTGCACTGCACCCTGATGATCGACCCCAGGATATCGCCTCGCTTCGAACGGCTTTGTTCGGTGATGCACTTCCGACGAGAATGCGTATTCAGCAATCCTTTCCGAACAAATATCAAGTCTTCTTCCGATCAAAAGTCGATCGCGCGCTGATCGGGCTAGCAATGCTCCTGTTTATTGTGTCAGCCTTGACAATCTCACGTTGA
- a CDS encoding FHA domain-containing protein, with protein MQTGKLTGERRSLDDDTFIIGRGADSDLVIQDRQVSRYHARIRQTPEGYVIEDLGSKNGTHLNGVKIPGPVLLQDGDVIQIALAMEIIFIGVDATVPLSEQQATQMGLGRLKMDPQAHRVTIYDEEIEPPLSPPQYRLLELLHRNGSRVVTRDEIAEVVWPGTKGVGVSNQAIDALIRRLRDRLGAVDPDHPYIETVRGLGFRFNNPV; from the coding sequence ATGCAGACAGGGAAGCTGACAGGAGAACGTCGATCGCTTGACGATGACACTTTCATCATCGGGAGAGGTGCGGACAGTGATCTTGTCATACAGGATCGACAAGTATCCAGGTATCACGCAAGAATACGACAAACACCGGAAGGGTACGTGATCGAAGATCTGGGGAGTAAAAACGGTACCCATCTTAATGGTGTAAAAATACCTGGGCCTGTTCTACTGCAGGATGGCGACGTGATCCAAATTGCATTGGCGATGGAAATCATTTTCATTGGTGTGGATGCGACTGTACCTCTGTCCGAACAGCAGGCAACGCAGATGGGTTTGGGCAGATTAAAAATGGATCCACAGGCTCACCGAGTGACGATTTACGATGAGGAAATCGAGCCGCCGTTATCTCCACCACAGTATCGTCTGCTTGAATTGCTGCACAGGAATGGTTCTCGCGTAGTAACCAGAGATGAAATCGCTGAAGTTGTCTGGCCCGGCACGAAGGGGGTTGGAGTGTCGAATCAAGCGATAGACGCATTGATACGTCGTTTGCGTGACCGGCTAGGCGCCGTCGATCCTGATCATCCGTATATCGAAACGGTTCGCGGATTGGGTTTTCGATTTAACAATCCCGTTTGA
- the smpB gene encoding SsrA-binding protein SmpB: protein MVKQTGTKNIATNRKATHDYFLYDTFEAGIVLKGTEIKSIRAGRVSLREAYVQITDMEAWLVNVHIAPYDPASRFNHDPKRSRKLLLHGREISKLKDLMQQRGYTIIPLRMYFKRGRVKVEIALARGKRKYDKRRAIAKRDAQREIDRSMSKRNRS, encoded by the coding sequence ATTGTGAAGCAGACCGGAACGAAGAACATCGCTACGAATCGGAAAGCAACCCACGATTATTTCCTGTACGATACCTTCGAGGCTGGGATCGTCTTGAAGGGAACGGAAATAAAATCGATACGTGCCGGCCGAGTAAGCTTGCGGGAGGCGTATGTTCAAATAACGGATATGGAAGCATGGTTGGTCAATGTCCACATTGCGCCTTACGATCCGGCGAGTCGTTTCAATCATGATCCGAAGCGGTCGCGGAAACTTCTCTTGCACGGGCGAGAGATCTCGAAGCTGAAGGACTTGATGCAACAGCGTGGGTACACGATCATTCCACTCCGGATGTATTTTAAACGCGGCCGTGTAAAAGTCGAAATTGCTCTCGCACGTGGCAAACGGAAGTATGACAAACGGCGTGCGATTGCCAAACGTGACGCTCAACGTGAAATCGATCGCAGCATGTCAAAGAGGAATCGTTCATGA
- a CDS encoding S41 family peptidase, with translation MPGMDFTMLDSKRRLLVLLLYSILLVLPSVIVGYQIHALWPPSNEHYALVKEAQNLIDEYFLGELPEQIELERGMIKGMIIGDPYTIYLEPAASEIQSDTLSGEYGGIGAHLSRDENGRYRLFPFEGSPAATAGVVDGDILIAVDGEPVLSEMDQDEVLSMIRGPVGMEVIITLASRNAEGTEIILSIERQTFAIPSVSSYFLEQETHIAVIEISLFSEQTPREIEQTYDDLLKNGVKAVIVDLRNNPGGILDSGVAVAEFFLPEGTILYEQKKGEERIQYDVENPGEGQNIPLVVLVNDATASSAEVVAAALQANGRAPLIGRPTFGKGVVQSVLVLRDGSSLYITSARWMTPDLERFDQQGLQPDIPISTDNGDNEPFLQAAIQYLKETSPGGL, from the coding sequence ATGCCAGGCATGGACTTTACTATGCTAGATTCAAAACGTAGGCTCTTGGTATTACTTTTGTATAGCATCCTTCTAGTTCTTCCTTCTGTGATAGTAGGATATCAAATTCATGCATTGTGGCCTCCATCGAACGAGCACTATGCCTTGGTGAAAGAAGCCCAGAATCTGATTGACGAATATTTCCTGGGCGAGCTTCCGGAACAAATTGAATTGGAGCGCGGGATGATCAAAGGCATGATTATTGGAGATCCCTACACGATATATCTCGAGCCCGCGGCATCCGAAATTCAATCCGACACCCTCAGTGGAGAATATGGCGGAATTGGGGCACACTTGTCGCGCGATGAGAATGGCCGTTATCGCCTCTTTCCATTCGAGGGAAGTCCTGCAGCCACCGCAGGCGTCGTGGACGGCGACATTCTTATCGCTGTAGATGGCGAGCCGGTCCTCTCGGAGATGGATCAAGACGAAGTGCTATCGATGATTCGCGGCCCCGTCGGGATGGAGGTCATAATTACACTTGCAAGCCGAAATGCGGAAGGAACTGAGATCATTCTCAGCATCGAGCGACAGACGTTCGCCATTCCTTCAGTTTCCAGCTATTTCCTCGAACAGGAAACGCACATTGCCGTGATCGAGATTTCATTATTCAGTGAGCAGACGCCTAGAGAGATCGAACAAACCTATGACGATCTTCTCAAGAATGGCGTGAAGGCTGTTATAGTAGATTTACGCAACAATCCAGGTGGAATATTGGATTCCGGCGTGGCGGTGGCTGAATTCTTCCTTCCGGAAGGAACGATATTATACGAGCAGAAGAAGGGAGAGGAACGTATCCAGTACGATGTGGAAAACCCGGGTGAAGGCCAAAATATCCCTCTCGTCGTCCTCGTCAACGATGCCACTGCGAGTTCTGCGGAAGTCGTTGCGGCAGCACTGCAAGCCAATGGACGCGCGCCGTTGATCGGCCGTCCAACTTTTGGCAAGGGAGTTGTACAATCGGTACTCGTTTTGAGAGACGGGTCCAGTTTATATATTACATCCGCGCGCTGGATGACGCCGGATCTGGAGAGATTTGATCAACAAGGATTACAACCGGATATTCCCATTAGCACAGATAATGGAGACAACGAGCCGTTTCTTCAAGCGGCCATTCAATACTTGAAAGAAACCTCGCCAGGTGGATTGTGA